DNA sequence from the Acidobacteriota bacterium genome:
ATCTCCTGGATCGCGTCCTGGTTGAAGGTGAAAGCCGGCCGCTGCCCGCCGCGTTGCTCGCCGAAGAACGAGTTGTTGAAGTCGGCGCCGTCGACGATGAAGTTGTTGAAGATGCCGCGCTGGCCGCTGATGTTCAGTTCGTCGCCGTCCGGCCCCTGGGAGATCGACGCGCCGGGCGTGAGCAGGGTCAGGTCGAAGAAGTTGCGGCCGTTCACTGGCAGGCCCTCGATCACTTCGTCGGAAAGCCGCTGGGAAGTCGTCACGTCTTCGGTCGCGGGCGTCCCACAGGCGTCCGTCGACACCGTGATCTCCTCGGCGACGACCTCCTTCAGTTCGATGTCGAGGTTCAGGCTCTCGCCGACTCGCAGCGTGAGGCCGGAGAGCCGCTCCATCTGTCCGCCTTCGTCCTTCGTCACGATCAGTTCGTAAGAACCGAGCGGCAGCAGGGTGCGCGCGAACGTGCCGGTAGCCGTCGTTTCGACGGACGTTGTGAACCCGGTTTCCGCGTGCTGGATCAGCACCTGGGCGCCGCCCACGGCCGCTCCGTCAGGACCGCGGACGGTGCCGCGGATGATCCCGGTCGTCGCCTCGGACTGGGCGGTTGCGGGGACGGCAGATGCGACAGTCGCGGCCGCGAGGCAGACAACAACGGCGAACCCCCTGCAGCGCGCGGGCGGCACTCTACACGCTGCGATAGGAGCTGCGCGGCTCTGCGAGGGCGCGCGTTGTGCCGTGGGACCCGGCTCGTTCTCCGTAGCCAGCCCCCCCTGTTTTGGGGGTGCTAGCGGCTGATTGATCCGTGTAAGCTGACCAAGATCGTTAGATGAAGCGTAGAGGAAAAGAAGTGGGCGCCATGGACGAAGTCGTTGGCCTCCTGCAGGAAGCGGTCTTCGACGAGAGTCGATGGACGAAGCTGGCGCTTTCGATCGACAGTGCGTGCGGACTGATCGGGAGCCAGCTTTGCGTCGTAGCTGCTGACGTGGACGACACTGTCCCGGACTTCCGTTTCAATCGGGGTCTGATTCGCGGCGAGCCGCAAGAGGATCTGGAGTCGGAGTACATCGAGTACTACCACTCCCTGGACGAGCGGATACCCCGCATGAGGGGAATGCGCCCTGGCAGGCTCTACCACAACACGGACCTCCTGACCGAGAGTGAACAGAAGAGCTCGCCCGTGTACGCGGGCTTCATCCCGCGGCATACCAGTAACGATCAGTTCAACATTCGTATGCCGGGACATGGCGGCACCAGTATGTTCTGGGTCGTCGCCCGAGAGATGGACCGCAGCGGTTGGTCATTCGAGAACCTGAAGCGCATCGAATTACTGGTCCCTCATGTGGCGCACTTCGTACGCGTCCGGCAGGCGCTGGCCGCCGCGGACGCGCGCGGTGATGCCTTGGCGGCCCTGCTGGACCGGACGGGCTTGGGTGTGCTCCATCTCGACCGCCATGGCCGGGTGCTGGAAGCGAACGAACGGGCGCGGCGCGTGCTGGCGGAAGGCGACTGCCTTACGCAGCGGAAGAACCAGCTCAGAGCCTGCGCGCGGCACGAGGACGCCCGGTTGGGTCGGCTGCTGACGGCCTGTTTCGACCGGGGTGTCGGCGGTTCGATGGCTCTCTGGCGTCCCGGCGATGCAAGAGCCGACTCCTTGATTCTGCACGTATGCCCGGTGCCCCTGGACTGGACCAGCTTCGACACCCGTGGCGTCGCCGTTCAGATCCTGTTGGTGGAACCGGGAAGGACGCCCGAAATGGACGGCCGTCAACTTGCCGACCTCTACGACTTGACTCCGGCCGAGAGTGGTCTCGCGCTCTTGCTCGCCCGCGGTCGGAGCGTCCGGGAAGTCGCGGTGTCCACGGGTCGCAAGGAGGCCACCGTGAGGTGGCACGTCAAGAACCTGCACTCGAAGCTCGGCGTCCATCGCCAGGCGGACCTGGTGCGCCTCGTGCTGTCAACGGCGGCGCCGGCGGAGTAGCAGGCCGGCCCGCCAACGTCGGACCGGCCTGCGGGTTCCAGCGGAGTCGCCGATCAGAAAGGGCCTGTGTCGATTTCGCCGCAGAGGCTGCCGGCCTCGTTGCGGTAGACCTTCGACTCGCCTGTCATCGTATCGGTCAACGTGAGTTCGTACTCGACATCCGACAGGCCGCCGTAGAGCAACCAGAACTTGCCGTTGATTGCGCGGCCGTCCAGCACCTTGACTGCCAGTTCGATGTTCTCCCGGTTGAAGAACCAGAAGAAACCCGTGTTGGCCGTCGTCAGGGACGGCAGCACGTTCGCGACTTGCATCGTCTCCGCTTCGGGAGCGTTCGGATCGATGAAGCGAACGTCGACCGAGAAGCGGTTCTGCACGAGGCACAGGCGATCGTTCGTTGGCTCGCACTCGCCGGCCTCGCTGGTGAACTCATGCACGCCGGTCAAGTCGGGCGGCATTGCCGCCAGGTGCAACGAATCCAGGTCGGCGAGCCCGGCGGACGCTTCGCTCGCCTGCGACCGTCCGAGGTCAGCCACGAGGTCTCCCGGGAACGCTCTCACGTCGCTCTGACCGCAGATCTCCTTCGGTGGGTTGTGGTACGTACGCTGGAGGCCACCCGCCGCCGTGTCGCGCAGGGTCAGCCAGTACTCCACGTCCGAGAGTGCGCCGAAGTACATCCAGAAGTAGCCGTTGAGCGGACTTCCGTCCAGTACTTTCGCGACCAGTTCGATGTTGTCCGGGTCGAAGAACCAGAACAGCCCCGATTCGTCGGAGACGTCCACCGTCGCCGCCGCGCCCGAACCGAAGTCGCCGGCCAGATCCGGATTACTCCAGTCCGCCCGCAGCTCGAAACGACCGTCGCGGAGGCACAGGTACTGGCCGCCAGGCCGGCATGGCCCCGTGTACGAACCGGTCGTGACGCTGAACTCCTCCGAGTACGATGACGTCGGCTGAGTCGACACGGATCTGCTCGAGGAGGGGGTTGGCGCCTCGAACCTCAAGCGGAACGTGTACGGTGTCTCCGGCTCCAGGCCGCGGACGATGTACTCCCCGCCTGACGGCTCCACCGCACCCATGGTGGTCCAGTCCATGCTTGGACTTCGGGCCTCGATCACTAGCCGGCCGCGGTTCGGGTCGAGCCACGGGCCGCGCCAGGTCACTCTCACAGCGTCGTCGCCCGTCGATACGCCGCTCGCCTCCGTGAGCGGCATGATCACGCTGGCCAGGAAGGTGAGGGTCACGCTCTCCGGGTCCTCAAGGTCGCCGTCGGTGGCCGTGTAGTCAAACGCCGTCAAGCTGGTGGGAGCCAGAGGGGTCCCGGAAACCAGGCGTGCATCAGAGTCGAACGCCATGCCGGGAGGCAACTTCGGCGACAGGCTGTAGGTCAGCTTGCCGGCACCGTCAGCCTCCGGCAGGACCAGACTGACCGGCTCGTTGACGATCCATTCCTGGCCCGCGACCGCGGTGCTGAAGGTCGGCGCCGTGTCGGGCGCGTCGACTAGCCGGCTCGCGTCCGGATTCACCGCCGCATGGGACAGATCCGCCGCGGTGCCGGGAGAGTCAGTCAGCGTGAGTGAGCCTCCGTTCAGGCTCAAGGCGTTTGCCGGGATGCTGATCCCGTCGGCATCCAGCTCGCCGGGCTGGAGAACGTACTCGAACGAGAGGCTGAAGAAGTTGCGCTTTGAGATGTTGGGCTCGGTGGTCGTCTCCTCTGTCGTGCTCCCTGTGTGAGCGGCGTGCCGCGTGTGGGCTCCCACGCTCAGGGCAAGCCGCGGCTCGCCGCTCACCGCCAGCGCCTTGTCGAAGGCGACGCGGACACTGATCACCTCGCCGGCCCGGTAGGTGTCCGCCGTGTCGGGTGCGTTCGCGAACGACACGCTCGTCACCACTGGCGCCAGGACGATGCTCCCGTCCACCTGATAGTCGGCGTCGTCCTCGACCGCTTCGTGGCTCAGCTCGGCCTCGATCCGGTCATCCACTGTGAGGGTGATTGCTCCGCCCTTGAGGTCGAGTGCGTTCGCCGGAATGCTGACGCCATCGCGGT
Encoded proteins:
- a CDS encoding helix-turn-helix transcriptional regulator: MDEVVGLLQEAVFDESRWTKLALSIDSACGLIGSQLCVVAADVDDTVPDFRFNRGLIRGEPQEDLESEYIEYYHSLDERIPRMRGMRPGRLYHNTDLLTESEQKSSPVYAGFIPRHTSNDQFNIRMPGHGGTSMFWVVAREMDRSGWSFENLKRIELLVPHVAHFVRVRQALAAADARGDALAALLDRTGLGVLHLDRHGRVLEANERARRVLAEGDCLTQRKNQLRACARHEDARLGRLLTACFDRGVGGSMALWRPGDARADSLILHVCPVPLDWTSFDTRGVAVQILLVEPGRTPEMDGRQLADLYDLTPAESGLALLLARGRSVREVAVSTGRKEATVRWHVKNLHSKLGVHRQADLVRLVLSTAAPAE